Within Desulfobacter sp., the genomic segment AACCGGTCGACCATAAAAAAGACCCGGTTGCCACTGTCTGTTGAACCAAAGGAAATGTTCAGCGTTTTATTCCCCTCCACTGCTGCCAGGCTTGTTTTTACGGCCCTGAACAACAATAAGTTCAATAAGAACGGGGGCGCATTGAGGAAAATTTTGTTTTCAGGCGGCGTGATCTGAATTTCAGCACCGTGGTTTCTGATAATTCCGGCGCAAAGGTCAATCACCAGGTCAAGTGAGGCTTCAAGGTCTGTCACCACCCGTCCCGGGGCAAGATTATTGGCAAACCGGTTCAGCTTTTTTAAGATTTGATCACTTCGGCCAATTTCTGTTTTAATTTTTTTTGTGACGGTTTTATCAAGATCCTGGGCAAGGGTACGCTGGAGGTCCCTCTGGAACAGATCTTCAAGAAATCCTACATTTTCATTAATAATGGCCAGATAGTTTTTCATATCATGGGTAACCGACATTGCTATTTCAGAGACAAACATCATCATGAAATTCATCATTTTCAATGACAATTCCGATGGTTCAAGTTCAGTTTGATGGGGAGTCATCACTTGTGCTGTCTCGTTTTGGTGGTTGAGTCGATCGGTGTGGTCAACGGCGGATCTTGATTTTACGGTGGGCATATGTTACCAATATTATTAAGTTAAATTCTGTTTATTACCCAGATGGTCCTAAGCATGATCATTTAATTTGTTCTAAAAGTCAAGATGAAACACGGAGTATCAATTGCCTGAAAAAGCAAAGCTTCTGGAAAAACTCATTGGAAATGGATTTCGAATTCCCGATTTTATCCATGTGCCTGCGGAAAAATTCGAAACAGAGGACTTCTCTGAGCTGGAAACTTTTCTGGACACCCACCGCGAAAGCTATAAGGTGATCGCCAGAAGCGCCCATCCGAAAGAATCGGAGTTCAAGGGGGGCACCTTTGATTCGCTTGAGACCTATGCGGATACCGCCGGTATTATTTATGCCCGAAACAAGATCATCAAGATGGCCCGGGAGGCCAGGGGGCTTTCCATCCGCCGTCAACAGATTTTCAACCATGCGCCGGAAATCGATTTCCAGGAGATGGGGGTCATCGTTATGCCCTTTGTCAACGGCGTCAGTGTTATGGCAAAGATGATCGGTGAGGACTGGGAGTTTGGATATTGCCGGAACCGAAACCACAAGGTCCAAAAAGATCCCCATATCACAAAGGTGCCCCATGACCGGCAGCTTGTGCAGCTTTCCAAGGCAATTCAGGAGTGCCTGGGCTTCAAGTGCGAGATCGAGTACATTGTTTCCGTTGAAGGGGATATCTATGTGGTGCAGGCCAAGGATATTTCCAACATTGAAACCCTGGAGGAAAAGGAGAGCCAGGCCTCCATCCGTCTGGACGGTATCCGGCGGATCCGCAAACGGAGAAGCTACCGGGAGCGCCCCCTTTACGTCATGGACAATAAAGCCTTTTATCTGAAAATCATCGATTTGTGCGAGGATTTTATCCAGGAAAATGCCCCCCAGGCCGGTGTGCAGAAAATACTGGATGCGGTGGGTGCCTACGAAGAAGCCCTTGAATCATTTGCATTGAGGCATCAGCGGTTTGCCATCCTTGGCTATGCCATCCATGACACCGGTGATATTTACCAAATCGCCAATCATTATCTTGACGATTACCCCGAATACCAGAAAAAAGTATCAAAGGCGCTTCATAACAATTTATATAAAATAGACATTTTTCTAGCTGAAGCCGATACCCTCATCGCCCGGGACAAGTTCCGCCTTAATCTTTGCAGCCATGATGCCTACGGCATTGATACGGTGAGAAATCCCCTCTGGTCGGCCTATTGGCATGCCAAGCGCCATGACGAGATGATTAAGGATTTCAAACGGCTGGGATTTAAAACAGATGATACCATCGGTATTGATATTGATCCCGAAGGACACCCGGTTGTTTACCGGCATTAACTCTGGGGGTATCTGAGGGAAGCCCGTTCTGCAAGGATCTCTTTTCCAATTGATTCTGCCTGCCAAATAAAAATCGGACCCCTTTAAAATGCGGTGCTTGTCACCTGGGTATCCCTATGGTATACCTTTTTCTTAATATAAATTTAGATAATAGATAAGGGTAAATAAATGAGTCAGTTAAGTCGTCTTAATGATAGAATTATCAGCCGGGTCAACGTGAATCTTGCAGAGTTTGAGTTCGATACGGAAGATTTTGTGATGAACACCCTTGACCATGAGAAGATGCTCAAGTTTTATGCCTTTTACGGGATCACCGCCCATCATCCCATTTATTTTCACTTTAAAAATTCCAATATTGCCGGCAGTTATTTTCTGGGTAAATGTATTGTCAGCCGGTCCGCCATCTATAAAAGTGATGTGAGGGGGGATGAACTGAAGCGGAAAGGGGATAACATCAAATGTGCCAAGCAGATTCCCCTGGTCGAGGATGAAATTATTTTTATCCGTGACAGCCTTCTGTATAAGACCTTGGTCCATTCCAATTCGCACAACCCTGAATGCCCGGAGGAATTCGGTATCCGGAATACCGTTTCTGCCCATTATGCCAATATCCACGGCTCCACCCTGGAAGGCTGTTTTCTCGGTCCCTTTTCCACGGTGGACCTGATGAACCTTCATTCATGCATCGTGGGTGAATTTTCCTATGTTCAGGTCGGGGAGCTGTTTCACCGGAGAATTGATCCCGGGACCGTCTGGATCAGGAGCGATGATTTTGAATTTAAGTTCCGGTTTCAGAAAGGGGTGCTGGACGATTATATCGGCGTCAATGATTCCCATCAGCCCAGGGGGATCATTTATGACTTTGTAAGCGAAAAGGAAGCCGATTACGAGCGGCTTTTTGAGGTGATGGAGATAGAACCCATCAAGGCGCCGGAAAGCTCCGCCGTCAACCGGTATGCGGTGATAAAGCCCAAATCGGAGATCGGAGAAAATGTCCTGGTTTCCCAGCGGGCCTATCTGGACAATGCCCGGATGGGCAACGGATCCAATGCCCAGGAAAATACCTATATTGTCAATTCCCATCTTGAAGGGATGAATGTGACGGCCCACGGCGGCAAAATCATCAATGCCTTTGTGGGCCTGAAAACCTTTGTGGGCTTCAACTCCTTCCTATATGGAAAGGAAGATGCCAGGCTCACCATCGGCAAGGGCTGCATTGTCATGCCACATACCATCATCGATATTAACGAACCCCTGGATATACCGGAAAACAGGCTGGTCTGGGGGCATATCCGGTCCGCCAACGACCTGCCCACCAATAGCCTGTCACTGGATGAAGTCAAGGGTATCCGGGGAAGCGAAACCATCGGCAACATGACCTTTACCGGCTCTGGTGAAGAGTTTGTCGACGCCTTTGCGTCACGCATTGAGCATATCCTGGAAGCCAACGGCGCCTATTGCAATTATGATGGCGAACTCAGCGGCCATGCCCAGGATGACCAGCAGATTGCCTTTAACACCCTTCAGCCCTACCGGTCCGGAGAGAATGCTGGCATCTACCCGTCAATCCGCATCAAACCCTGATCCCGGAATTTAATTCTGAACCGGACCAGGACGCTTTGGATCCCCCGCCGGCAGCGGGGGATCCTTGATTTTCCCTTTAACAACTTACTCACTAATTCCTAATTCGTTTTTTCGGGCCCATTGGGCTATAAAATGCCTTATTGTTAATAGTCTGCGGCGACTCAAATGAAAATGGAGAAGGATATCAAGATGAGGATAATTTTATGTGTGATGATCATGCTGACAACCGGCTGCGCCATGTACCCCGCCTCGTCGGACGGGGAATTTGTCACCTTTAAACACGGCAAGGCATTGTTCAGCGTGGCAAAATCCAATGCGGAAAAAGAATGCGCAACCATAGACAAAATGGCCAAGCATGACCGTACGGATTGTTTCCAGGAAGCCTGCACCAGTACATTCATGTGTTTTGGCAACATCCAGAAAGAAAAAGAATAAATTAAAACCGGCAGGAATAAATACAGGGCTGACCAGGATGATCAGCCCTGAAAAAAAAAGCAAGATTACTATCCTTTATTCAGTTCCTTGAGAACGGCATCGGTGATATCCACATCGGGATTAAGAAATCCGATGGCGTTTGGGTCCTTGAGTATAATATCGTATTTCTTCTTCTTGGCTACTTTTTTAAGGGCGCCGTCGGCTTTTTTCAGAATTTCGGCCACAAGATCCCGGTCCTGCTTTTTGATTGCCTCTTTGGCGTCGGCCACCATCCGCTTGTACTCTTTGATCAAACTGTTGAGAGAATCGATCCTGTCCTTTTTTTCCTCGTCCTTGAGCAGTTCATCATTGGCTTCAAGATCAATTTTGATCTGGTTGATCTTTCGCAGTTTCTCTGTGATCTGCGCCTGCTTTTGCTCCCGGAGCCGGTCAATGTCGGCTGAGGCGGCCTTGCCCATTTTGGATTCTTTTACAAGGCGCTGCAGGTTGATATAACCCACCTTACCGCCGCTGGCCCAGAGGCTGGACGCCGAACAAAGCGAGGCCCCCAGGACGGAAATAATTAAAATTACAAGAAACAAAACCCCGTTACAGGTTCCCTTTTTGACCATCATTTTTCCTTTCATTGTTCTTTTCTATTATCTATTGATTTGCCAGAAGCTCTTCCAGCTGTTTTTGCTTGTATTCAAGTTCCTTGCGATGGTTGTAGATATTTTTAGGGTCCATATAAGCCGCCCAATGCTCATAAAGGGCATCGGCCCTGCCGCTTTCAATCTCCTCCTCAAGTTGTGCGATCTGATATCCGAGCCTGACAATTTCCTTTTCAGCATCGCTCAGATTATCGTAACTGTTTGAAAATAAAGTCCCCGTCTCTGCTTGAGTCAACACTCCGTTTTCGACCTCAGAGGAATCGTCATCGGATGAAGTGCCCGCATGAACGTTGGTGCCGAAGGCCTCTGGCGCGAAGGATGAGGATTCATTTTCTTTTGTACTTGCGTCTTCTGTCGATGATGAAACAGGTACAGCTGAAATATTATTTTTTGATGATTGAGATTCCAAAGCTTTAACAGCACGGGCGGTATTGGTGTCCATTGTCTCAGGGGAAACGGCCATATCCTCAATTTCATGGACCCAGGTTAATTCATCGCCTGACTCTTTAACAGAAAACTGTGATCCTTCACGGCGTGCAGCTGTCCCTGTCCCGAAACCGGTTTGAGCTTGCCCCTGTGTATCTGGAGCCACGGAAATGGGTTGAAATGGTAACTTATCATTCCCGTAGAAACGCACCTGGCCGTTTGCAGCACCTGAATATATAACCGCATAACTATACCCTCTCAACAGGCGGTCCAGCGCATCTTTGACCGAGACATGGTCAAAGGAGCCCGCCATGGGCATTCCAGGTATTTTGTTCGGCAGAAAAATGTCCACCCCTGCAGCCGACGCAAGCTGTCCAAGGAGTTTGAGAAGAGAGTCATTGCCCGCCTTAAAACTGACAAATCCACGGCTGTCTATGCTGAGCCTGCCCCCGCGGGCAGCAGTCTGGCCCGGGGCCGTGAAAAAAAAGGTACAAAGCAAACAGCAAAAACAAATCCTTGACAGATGTTTCATTGTGCCACCAACTTTTCCTTGTCAATGCGTTTAATATATTCCTGAAGCATATGCTCAATCTCAATCATCCCCAGCTTGGTAAACGGATCGGCACTGTTTTTGGTCTTTTCCCTGTACTTCTCGGTCAGCTCTTCGGTAATCACGCACAGGCGTTCATTATGCTTCCGGTTCCGTTCAAGGCGTTTTTCAAGTGCCGCCATCTCCGATTCCAACCCTTTTTTATCCCCCTCCAACATGCGGATTTCCCCGGTTTTTTCCCGGTCCGCCAGCGCCAGTGCCTTATATTTTTCCACCAGGGTATCGTAGCGCTTGGTCAGCTTTTCTTTATATGCGTTCAATGCTTCTAATTTTTGGGCATATACCGCTGCAGCATTTTTATATTTATTCTCGGCGGCCTCCTTTCGTGCAGCCAGTGCCTGATTTTCCACGACCATGGCCTCGGCCAGTTTCTGGAATTTGATCCGCTTTGACTCCTCGGCCATTTTCATCCGCAAGCAGGTACCCAGCTTCGCCTTTTCCTGGGTATACTTTTTTTGGGTGGCCCGCATCCTTTTTTTTACTGCATCAATATCATCATTCAATGCGGCAATTTCCGTGTCGCGCTTTTGAGTTTCATTCCAGAAATAAGCGCTTCCAGCCAGTCCCGCTAACATCAGCAGGGCCACTATGGTCTTTAATAATTTCTCAAGCATAATGCTCTCCTTTTAGAAGGCCGCATTCAAATCCAGCTGAAAGGTATCCACTGCAAGGTCTTCGTCCTGGGGGGCCAGGTGAAGAAGTTCGTCTTCCTGCATATCGGTAATTTCATTGGCACTCATCCACCGGGCTTTTAGCCACACGTTTTTGAAAAGCCCCAGTTCCCCCTCAAAAATGAACCCTTTGTTGTTTGTACCGCCCATGTGAAAGTCTGAATCCGTGAATGCATCCAGCACCGCATCGCTTTCAACATAGCGGTAGGCCAGAGAGAGACTCCATTGTCCCCGGTCCCTGACCTTTGGGTATCCGACCCTAAGCCCCAGCTGGTAACCTGTATCCCCCGATGCCTCTTCTATATCTGCAGCAGACACTGCTGTTGTGCTGACAAGCGACGACTTTTCGGCCATTTTAGCTGAATCGTATCCTAAATTTTTTACCCAATCCCAGTATACTGTCACATGGACCGGCCAAAAGAAGGTGTTGGTAAGCTGTCCGGTTAAATTCAGCAGCTCAAAATCAGCAAGCAGACCCAAACCGTCATATTTCTCTGATTCATTTGTATTGTCCATCTGAAAATCAGAGTTTCCCTTTTGCCTGAATTTGGGTGTCATATGCTGCATTTCCCTTAAATCAGATTCGAAACGATCGCCTGTGAAAGGGCTCCCTTCCACATTGTAATAATCGTAATACGCTGCAGCCAGTTTATATTGCCATCCATAAAAAGGCTTGTGGGAAATACCGGCCTGGGCACCTAACAGGTATTTATCATCCTGGCTCCATTCAGATTCCTGAATGGGAAAATATCCCATGGTTAGAAATGCCTTAAAGGGATTAATTTTTACGGTATCGGTTCTAAAATTCAAGGCAACACCTTCGAAGGCGAGGTCACTGTCCCAGACCAATGAAGAAGCAGTGAACCAGGGGTTTTCCATTATACCGAAGGTGGCGGACGCCTGGGGGAATTTTCCTCCCCACACCTCTTCCCTGGGTTTGTAGGACCATTTTAAATTGGCCCGGTCCAAAACAATATCCGAGCGGCTGTCTGAATCATCCCCAAGGGTATGATTGGTCGATACGGGATTCCCCACACTGCCGGTGGCCACCCGGATCTCCGCATCCACTTCCCCGACATGTATTTTCTCATGCTCCCTCAACCCAAAAAGTTCACTGACATCTTTTGCTTTTATGATTTTAGCCTTCATGCCGACTCTCAGGCGAATACGCTGCCTGTTTTTATCATTGGTTGTATTCATGAAGGTCCCTGGATTGTTTTTATCCTCAATATTCAACGCATTATCACTGTCAAGCAGGACGGATTCATGCCGAACCCGGATATCCCCGCCGAACCGGATCCGCTCGGACCAGGAATTTCTCCTGACCGTTTTTTCCTTTTCCAATGCGTCTGAAAGTTTTTCCACCTCCTGTTCCAAAAGGACCGATCGTCTCGCAAGATACTGGTTAGAAGATACTGAATCCTTCCTGACCTCATTAATTTGCCTCGTCACATTTTGGGTTACATTTTCAGTCAATTCTTTCATATAGGCGTCTTTATTTTTCCTTGGAAGAATCTCGATCACCTGCTGGCTGGCTTTGGTCTTAAGCTTGTGCCGTTCTAAAAAACCTTTGGCTTCCGCCTCGTCAATCACCCCTTTGGCCTTTAACAATTCAATCAGCGCCTCTGTGGTGTTCATATCCGAACCGTCCCCTGCCTGTCCGGCAACACCTGTGCCCCACGACAGTGCCACCATTAATATCACCCATACCGGGAGCACCCGGAGCCTGCGAACCACACCTTTTCGTTTCAACCCAACCTCCATCTTGCACGGCTTCATTTTTAGTCTCAGCTTTTAAATGTCACTTTAATTTTTAATGTTCTCGGCATATCCCCGGGCGGTGCCTCACTCACCCGGAATCCAGCCATGGCTTTTCTTACTGCTTCATCAACCAGCGTATCTCCGGATGATTTGTAAATGGCCCAGGTTAGCATCCCCCCGCCGTCATCCAGTTTCAGCTTCAGCATGATCCTGTGCTTACCCCCGGGCAGCCGCTCCACATCCTCCAGATACTTGTTCACCTTCTCCCGGATCTCATCCTGGAGAATCCGGGTATACCAGGCATATCTGCGCATAAGTGATTTTTTTCCCCCGCCTCCGCCGCCGATGAGTGAGCGCCCCCCTTTCTTGGCCTTCAAACCAAACCCATCTCCGCCACCGGAGCCGTCGGCATCAAGGCCCAGGTCTTCTCCCGGCGGGGGCTCGTCACTGGTATGATCATCTTCAGGCGGAGCCTCCTCGGGCTCAGGCTCCACAATTTCCTCTTTTTTCTCAATCTCCGGTTCGGGCGGTTTCTCTTTGATCTTGGGCGGAGGCTGCGGTTTGACCAGGGTGACCCGCTGGATCTGCCGCTTTCTGCGCTTCCCGTCATCTTTGAGCAGACGTTTCAACACAAAAAATGCCGAAAAAAGAAGGCACAGCATCACCAGGCAGGAAACACCGATAATCAGGGTTTTGTTTTTAAACCCTTTTTTCCCGCCGGAATTCTCAGAATCAGCCATGGTCTATTTCACCAGTTTCTGGGTCACAAGGCCCAGCTGGGAGATTTCAAGCTTCTGCATCAGATCCAGCACATCCATCACATTCTGGTAGTAAATTTTGGCATCGCCCTTGATTACCACCGGAAAATTAGGATCTACGGCCTTATGTGCCCGCAGGTTCTGCTCCAGTTCCGCCATGGTCACAGGATAGGCATCCAAATAAAGCTGACCTCTGTCGTCAATGGTGATGGCCTTTGTTTTGGGTTTGACCAGGCTGGGCACATTGCTGGCCTTGGGAAGATTGACCTTGATTCCCTGGACCGATGCCGTCACCGCGATGATGAACACCACCAGAAGGGTCCATGCCAGATCCAGCAGCGGGCTCAGGTTGATGTCGTCAAAATTTTCGTTCTGGTATAATTCCCGTCTCACGACTCGCCTCCGTGCACTGCATCGACCCTAAGGGCAAACTGATCGACAAACACCGTGTTATCTGCGGTAATATCCCGGATCCGGCTTACCAGGTAACTGTAGCCGAACAGGGCAGGGATGGCCACGATGAGACCGAATACCGTTGTGGACAGGGCCGATGCCACCCCCGGGGCGATGGCCATGATGTTGGCTTCACCGGCTTCGGCCATGGCGGCAAAGGTGTTCATCACCCCCCACACCGTCCCCAGCAGTCCCAGAAAAGGACCGCCCGAAATGGACATGGTCAGCACCACCAGCCAGGAGTTCATCCGCTTGCTTTCGTCAATCAGTCCCTTTTCCAGTGTCGCTTTGAGGGTCTCAATCATCTTGGGGCTGACCAATGCCTTTTCAGGGGGCGCGTCCGGATTTTCGCAGACTTTTGTATTTTGAAGATTCAGGCTCCGGCATCCGGCTTCATATATCCGGAAGATGCCGGAGCCGTTGATTTTTTTCGTGCCAGTATCTACTGCCACGGGATCCTGGGTCTGATTATAGGATTCCAGGAACTGCCGGTCCCCCCGGGCGGTTGCCCATAGAAAAAATCCTTTGCTGAGCATGATCACCCAGGAACAGGCTGCCAGCAGCAACAACAGCCCAATGACCACCAGGCCGTCCAGGGTGATATTTTTAAAGATTGTAGCCAGGTAGAAGACCGGCATGCCGCTGCCCCCTTCGCTGATTTCTTCAATCCCGTAGCTGCAGAGCTGGGCCCCGGCACCCTGGGAAGCAAAGATGCCCCGTATCCATCCCGGCGAACGGGCGATGCCTGAGATTCGTACTTCATCAAGGTCACCGGCAAAGGAATGTCCGCCCAGGGCATCGCCGCCCACACGGATGTCGCCCGTAATATTTGCCAGGCTGGCCTCGGTGTGGGCGGTATGGACCTGGCTGCCGTCAATATAGATGGCAATCTCCCCTTTGGGAGCTATGGTAATGGCCAAATGGTGCCATCCTTCCAG encodes:
- a CDS encoding OmpH family outer membrane protein, with translation MKGKMMVKKGTCNGVLFLVILIISVLGASLCSASSLWASGGKVGYINLQRLVKESKMGKAASADIDRLREQKQAQITEKLRKINQIKIDLEANDELLKDEEKKDRIDSLNSLIKEYKRMVADAKEAIKKQDRDLVAEILKKADGALKKVAKKKKYDIILKDPNAIGFLNPDVDITDAVLKELNKG
- a CDS encoding DUF2341 domain-containing protein, which gives rise to MWLSLAMMLVTWAVLVSGAHAWWNEEWQYRKKVSLNTTGAGADIQQNLMEFPVLIRLHSGNFDFTRVKENGEDLRFVSGDDTTLLKYHIESFDSIDEIALVWVKVPALSGSAAQEAVWLYYGNENAVAGGDSKSSFDAVYQAVYHFNEFEGTPQDSASFAMHSTEYTGGLGLAGAIGNGATFSGAGNVMRVPENPAFNFSTGFTFSTWIKMYQSQEDAWLFSRRVGDVGLVLGIRGANVVVQVNDGDQFLVTDDAAELPLEGWHHLAITIAPKGEIAIYIDGSQVHTAHTEASLANITGDIRVGGDALGGHSFAGDLDEVRISGIARSPGWIRGIFASQGAGAQLCSYGIEEISEGGSGMPVFYLATIFKNITLDGLVVIGLLLLLAACSWVIMLSKGFFLWATARGDRQFLESYNQTQDPVAVDTGTKKINGSGIFRIYEAGCRSLNLQNTKVCENPDAPPEKALVSPKMIETLKATLEKGLIDESKRMNSWLVVLTMSISGGPFLGLLGTVWGVMNTFAAMAEAGEANIMAIAPGVASALSTTVFGLIVAIPALFGYSYLVSRIRDITADNTVFVDQFALRVDAVHGGES
- a CDS encoding energy transducer TonB — translated: MADSENSGGKKGFKNKTLIIGVSCLVMLCLLFSAFFVLKRLLKDDGKRRKRQIQRVTLVKPQPPPKIKEKPPEPEIEKKEEIVEPEPEEAPPEDDHTSDEPPPGEDLGLDADGSGGGDGFGLKAKKGGRSLIGGGGGGKKSLMRRYAWYTRILQDEIREKVNKYLEDVERLPGGKHRIMLKLKLDDGGGMLTWAIYKSSGDTLVDEAVRKAMAGFRVSEAPPGDMPRTLKIKVTFKS
- a CDS encoding biopolymer transporter ExbD gives rise to the protein MRRELYQNENFDDINLSPLLDLAWTLLVVFIIAVTASVQGIKVNLPKASNVPSLVKPKTKAITIDDRGQLYLDAYPVTMAELEQNLRAHKAVDPNFPVVIKGDAKIYYQNVMDVLDLMQKLEISQLGLVTQKLVK
- a CDS encoding putative porin codes for the protein MKRKGVVRRLRVLPVWVILMVALSWGTGVAGQAGDGSDMNTTEALIELLKAKGVIDEAEAKGFLERHKLKTKASQQVIEILPRKNKDAYMKELTENVTQNVTRQINEVRKDSVSSNQYLARRSVLLEQEVEKLSDALEKEKTVRRNSWSERIRFGGDIRVRHESVLLDSDNALNIEDKNNPGTFMNTTNDKNRQRIRLRVGMKAKIIKAKDVSELFGLREHEKIHVGEVDAEIRVATGSVGNPVSTNHTLGDDSDSRSDIVLDRANLKWSYKPREEVWGGKFPQASATFGIMENPWFTASSLVWDSDLAFEGVALNFRTDTVKINPFKAFLTMGYFPIQESEWSQDDKYLLGAQAGISHKPFYGWQYKLAAAYYDYYNVEGSPFTGDRFESDLREMQHMTPKFRQKGNSDFQMDNTNESEKYDGLGLLADFELLNLTGQLTNTFFWPVHVTVYWDWVKNLGYDSAKMAEKSSLVSTTAVSAADIEEASGDTGYQLGLRVGYPKVRDRGQWSLSLAYRYVESDAVLDAFTDSDFHMGGTNNKGFIFEGELGLFKNVWLKARWMSANEITDMQEDELLHLAPQDEDLAVDTFQLDLNAAF
- a CDS encoding transferase; this translates as MSQLSRLNDRIISRVNVNLAEFEFDTEDFVMNTLDHEKMLKFYAFYGITAHHPIYFHFKNSNIAGSYFLGKCIVSRSAIYKSDVRGDELKRKGDNIKCAKQIPLVEDEIIFIRDSLLYKTLVHSNSHNPECPEEFGIRNTVSAHYANIHGSTLEGCFLGPFSTVDLMNLHSCIVGEFSYVQVGELFHRRIDPGTVWIRSDDFEFKFRFQKGVLDDYIGVNDSHQPRGIIYDFVSEKEADYERLFEVMEIEPIKAPESSAVNRYAVIKPKSEIGENVLVSQRAYLDNARMGNGSNAQENTYIVNSHLEGMNVTAHGGKIINAFVGLKTFVGFNSFLYGKEDARLTIGKGCIVMPHTIIDINEPLDIPENRLVWGHIRSANDLPTNSLSLDEVKGIRGSETIGNMTFTGSGEEFVDAFASRIEHILEANGAYCNYDGELSGHAQDDQQIAFNTLQPYRSGENAGIYPSIRIKP